In the Shewanella sp. OMA3-2 genome, one interval contains:
- a CDS encoding TIR domain-containing anti-phage reverse transcriptase — translation MSTPLSSLLFNLESFEPKKIPNKKTYSWKNLKLSPTLTRDLEVAKTHFVGLKTDNDVANILEVPVGQLLHILYYQKQNYNSFTIKKKSGKTRLIDSPTASIKILQDKVKPLIEAHYRVKKPVHGFVGDGKGIMTNAFQHKKKNHVLNIDLQDFFHSVNFGRVQGIFRNIPFNMGIPAATVLAQLCTHNGRLPQGASTSPVLSNLASTSLDKKLVQIAKKFHLTYTRYADDLTFSSNKPFPTILVERVIDENGKEIYKVGRLLEQAIKDSGFEVSHHKTRLQHKSQRQEVTGLVVNEGVNVNRKFIRKTRAMINDWSKGLAQAELRFLKQRYHLADSEIKTDGLDGSIFKRAVYGHLSFIRMVKGEEHSPYLKLCEQVLALDSKPPEFIRKLKGVFDMYDVFICHASEDKAEVALPLYDALTKRDIKAFIDCFAINWGDSLVSKINTALKKSKYVIAVVSDESVKKSWPMKELNTVLAAEISSEETKLLPLMVGDGAELLKEIPLLGDKLFVNFNDNIEEIADKVEKLLQRS, via the coding sequence CTGGAAAAACCTTAAACTATCACCAACTCTTACAAGAGACTTAGAGGTTGCCAAAACTCATTTTGTTGGACTAAAAACAGATAATGATGTTGCCAATATATTAGAAGTTCCAGTTGGTCAATTATTACACATTCTTTATTATCAAAAGCAAAACTATAATTCTTTTACAATAAAGAAAAAATCGGGGAAGACCCGTCTAATTGATAGCCCAACAGCGTCGATTAAAATTTTACAGGATAAAGTTAAGCCCCTTATTGAAGCACACTATCGTGTGAAGAAACCTGTGCATGGTTTTGTTGGCGATGGTAAGGGCATAATGACAAATGCTTTTCAGCATAAAAAGAAAAATCATGTGCTTAATATCGATCTTCAAGACTTTTTCCACTCTGTGAATTTTGGTCGAGTACAAGGTATATTCCGAAATATCCCGTTTAATATGGGCATCCCTGCTGCTACAGTTTTAGCTCAACTTTGTACTCATAATGGCCGCTTGCCACAAGGTGCTAGTACTTCTCCAGTTTTATCTAACCTAGCTTCAACTTCGTTGGACAAAAAGTTGGTTCAAATAGCCAAAAAATTTCATTTAACTTACACACGTTATGCCGATGATTTGACTTTTTCTAGCAACAAGCCTTTTCCAACTATTTTGGTTGAGCGAGTAATTGATGAAAACGGTAAAGAAATATATAAAGTAGGTCGTTTACTTGAGCAAGCGATAAAAGATAGTGGTTTCGAAGTTAGTCATCATAAAACTCGTTTACAACATAAATCACAAAGGCAAGAAGTTACAGGCTTAGTGGTAAATGAAGGTGTTAATGTAAATAGGAAGTTTATTCGAAAAACTCGTGCAATGATAAATGATTGGAGTAAGGGGCTTGCCCAAGCTGAGCTCCGATTTTTAAAGCAACGTTATCATTTGGCTGATAGTGAAATAAAGACTGATGGGCTCGATGGTTCTATATTCAAGCGAGCAGTGTATGGGCATTTGAGTTTTATACGTATGGTCAAAGGGGAAGAGCACTCACCTTATTTAAAACTATGTGAGCAAGTCCTTGCTTTAGACAGTAAGCCTCCAGAGTTCATAAGAAAATTAAAAGGTGTATTTGATATGTATGATGTATTTATTTGTCACGCTAGTGAGGACAAAGCTGAGGTGGCTTTGCCTCTTTATGACGCTTTAACTAAGCGTGATATTAAAGCGTTTATCGATTGCTTTGCTATCAATTGGGGTGACTCTTTAGTGTCAAAAATCAACACCGCATTGAAAAAGTCCAAGTATGTTATCGCTGTAGTATCGGATGAATCTGTTAAGAAATCATGGCCAATGAAAGAGTTAAATACAGTTCTTGCAGCAGAAATTAGCTCAGAAGAAACAAAACTATTACCTTTAATGGTGGGTGACGGTGCAGAACTGTTAAAAGAAATCCCGTTGTTGGGCGACAAACTATTTGTAAACTTTAACGACAATATTGAAGAGATTGCCGATAAAGTAGAAAAGTTACTCCAGCGTTCATAG